One Microcebus murinus isolate Inina chromosome 9, M.murinus_Inina_mat1.0, whole genome shotgun sequence DNA window includes the following coding sequences:
- the TMEM139 gene encoding transmembrane protein 139 — MVPSHLWGRLEKPFIFLCCASLLLGLALLGVRPDFAPVAYFFLALGGFFLFACLLACFVEWGLRLRLQSMQSESPRAPGNARDNDAFEVPAYEESVVVLESRYHHQEVDQPPPYSSVVIPPGLEEGQEGHTTRLERRVGSEGSMAQERSPGRIQVSHQLQGPRAVSTAPDLRSLAALHKLEPLTPPPAYDVCFGHPDDNSVFREDN, encoded by the exons ATGGTGCCAAGCCACTTGTGGGGGAGACTGGAGAAGCCGTTTATCTTCCTGTGCTGCGCCTCCCTGCTCCTGGGGCTGGCTTTGCTGGGCGTACGGCCGGACTTCGCCCCTGTTGCTTATTTCTTTCTCGCCTTGGGTGGCTTCTTCTTGTTTGCCTGCCTCCTAGCCTGTTTTGTGGAATGGGGACTCCGGCTCCGGCTCCAATCCATGCAGTCCGAGAGCCCAAGGGCCCCAGGCAATGCACG GGACAATGACGCCTTTGAGGTGCCAGCCTATGAAGAGTCTGTGGTAGTGTTGGAATCACGGTACCACCACCAAGAGGTGGACCAACCACCCCCCTACAGCAGTGTTGTGATTCCCCCAGGACttgaggaggggcaggaggggcacaCAACAAGACTGGAAAGGCGAGTGGGCTCAGAGGGATCTATGGCCCAGGAAAGAAGCCCTGGAAGGATTCAAGTCAGCCATCAGCTTCAGGGACCACGGGCCGTGTCCACTGCTCCTGATCTGCGAAGCTTGGCAGCACTCCACAAACTGGAGCCTCTTACTCCGCCCCCTGCCTATGATGTCTGCTTTGGTCACCCTGATGATAATAGTGTTTTCCGTGAAGACAACTAG